GGCTTGGGAGCTATTAGCCATGTTTATCTGGATTGCCATAATGTCGCTGGTGTGGCGGCTTTACGACCTTTTAGCGATAAAGTATTCGTTAATTTTAAATACGATTGGCGAGTTTTATCGGGTTCGTCAAAGGATATTTTACTTTTTATATTGTTTGCTGGTTTAGCGTTTACAGGCTTATATGTAAATAAGATAGGCGGAGTTAGTGCGGCAATAGGAGATTTGATTGAAAGCTATGATATTGCTTATGAGCGTTATATAA
Above is a window of Desulfobacterales bacterium DNA encoding:
- a CDS encoding metal-dependent hydrolase, which translates into the protein MIAPTHIAYATLFGTILGIDNNDIIYVVLGSILPDIDHPRAFLGRLFFFISIPLHKKFSHRKEIHGYPLWFVITALGYFYTPLLYIGLGAISHVYLDCHNVAGVAALRPFSDKVFVNFKYDWRVLSGSSKDILLFILFAGLAFTGLYVNKIGGVSAAIGDLIESYDIAYERYI